From Amycolatopsis sp. YIM 10, the proteins below share one genomic window:
- a CDS encoding AMP-binding protein → MTSIVGEAGPPREPDRFVHELLDEAVAETPEAWAVRGSAGRWTYRQLDELSTAFANWLRDKGIGHGDRVVVQLPTRLELVAMFYGTVRCGAIFVPLNPAMKMFHFVSVLDNAEPSMVIVDGANVAEYRGVTTTPVHDLAEIWPEALALRGLPAPPPPEAATPDDVAVLVYTSGSTAAPKAVICPHAQVSFAAASINAELRYRPDDVVFCRFPLSWDYGLYKVLLSCLGRSELVLAGEESDLVLLRLMRETGATVVPIVPSLATMIARLAERDTAPPPPVRMFTNTGAALPATTIDALRTAFPGVRVVRQFGQTECKRISIMPVDEDRERPASVGRPLPGTSVLILDDAGNPVPVGEVGEIVATGPHVMPGYWRAPELSARTFRRDEHTGERRLHTGDYGSLDEDGYLYFAGRRDDMFKRKGIRMSTIEIEAAAMDVSGVRTAAALPPADGRDLVLFVESELAPHVVLKELAQRLEPAKVPALCKVIGELPLTAHGKNAKQALVELLDGGDR, encoded by the coding sequence ATGACCTCGATCGTTGGTGAAGCCGGCCCCCCGCGGGAGCCGGATCGATTTGTGCACGAGCTGCTGGACGAAGCGGTCGCCGAGACGCCGGAGGCGTGGGCGGTCCGCGGTTCCGCCGGCCGGTGGACCTACCGGCAGCTGGACGAACTGAGCACGGCGTTCGCGAACTGGCTGCGGGACAAGGGGATCGGTCACGGCGACCGGGTCGTGGTCCAGTTGCCGACCAGGCTGGAACTGGTCGCCATGTTCTACGGCACCGTCCGGTGCGGGGCGATCTTCGTGCCGCTGAACCCGGCGATGAAGATGTTCCACTTCGTCTCGGTGCTCGACAACGCCGAACCGTCGATGGTCATCGTCGACGGCGCGAACGTGGCCGAGTACCGCGGGGTGACCACCACACCGGTGCACGACCTGGCCGAGATCTGGCCGGAAGCGCTGGCACTGCGTGGTCTGCCCGCCCCGCCGCCACCGGAGGCGGCCACGCCGGACGACGTCGCGGTACTGGTCTATACCTCCGGCAGCACCGCGGCGCCGAAGGCGGTGATCTGCCCACACGCGCAGGTGAGCTTCGCGGCGGCGTCGATCAACGCCGAACTGCGCTACCGGCCGGACGACGTGGTCTTCTGCCGGTTCCCGCTCTCCTGGGACTACGGCCTCTACAAGGTGCTGTTGTCCTGCCTCGGCCGCTCGGAGCTGGTGCTCGCCGGTGAGGAGTCGGACCTGGTGCTGCTGCGGCTGATGCGGGAGACCGGCGCGACCGTGGTCCCCATCGTTCCCTCGCTGGCCACGATGATCGCCAGGCTCGCCGAACGCGACACCGCGCCGCCGCCACCGGTGCGGATGTTCACCAACACCGGCGCGGCGCTGCCCGCCACCACGATCGACGCACTGCGCACCGCCTTTCCCGGTGTCCGGGTGGTCCGCCAGTTCGGCCAGACCGAGTGCAAGCGCATCTCGATCATGCCGGTGGACGAGGACCGGGAGCGCCCGGCCTCGGTGGGCAGGCCACTGCCCGGCACCTCGGTGCTGATCCTGGACGACGCCGGGAATCCGGTACCGGTGGGCGAAGTGGGGGAGATCGTGGCGACCGGCCCGCACGTGATGCCGGGGTACTGGCGAGCTCCCGAACTGTCCGCGCGCACGTTCCGGCGGGATGAGCACACCGGTGAACGCCGCCTGCACACCGGCGACTACGGCAGTCTCGACGAGGACGGGTACCTCTACTTCGCGGGCCGCCGGGACGACATGTTCAAGCGCAAGGGCATCCGGATGAGCACGATCGAGATCGAGGCGGCCGCGATGGACGTGTCAGGGGTGCGCACCGCGGCGGCGCTGCCCCCGGCCGACGGCCGCGACCTGGTGCTGTTCGTGGAGAGCGAGCTGGCGCCGCACGTGGTGCTCAAGGAACTGGCCCAGCGCCTCGAACCGGCGAAGGTGCCCGCGCTGTGCAAGGTGATCGGCGAGCTGCCGCTCACCGCGCACGGCAAGAACGCCAAGCAGGCGCTGGTGGAACTGCTCGACGGAGGCGATCGGTGA
- a CDS encoding mycofactocin-coupled SDR family oxidoreductase, whose product MGRVEGKVVAITGAARGQGRSHAVRLAEEGADIIAIDVCTDLEITEYSLGTQEDLRTTALMVEKTGQRVVTRQADVRDRAALETALSEGVAELGRLDAVVPNAALLPIGAHRSVSAFTDAVDVNVSGVFNTVHAALPHLEGGSSIVVIGSAAGFMPGRDPGPAGPGFAGYKFSKHVLVDYVNNLAVQLAPSGTRVNGVHPTNVDTVMIHNDTMYKTFRPDLDAPTRADADEAFATMPAMPIPYVESIDVSHAVVYLIADESRYVTGAHVRIDGGGLVRDSL is encoded by the coding sequence ATGGGCCGCGTTGAGGGAAAAGTCGTCGCGATCACCGGTGCCGCGCGTGGACAGGGGCGTAGCCACGCCGTCCGGCTCGCCGAGGAGGGCGCGGACATCATCGCCATCGACGTCTGCACCGATCTGGAGATCACCGAGTACTCGCTGGGCACGCAGGAGGATCTCCGGACGACCGCGTTGATGGTCGAGAAGACCGGTCAGCGCGTGGTGACCAGGCAGGCCGACGTGCGCGACCGCGCCGCGCTGGAAACCGCGCTGAGCGAAGGCGTCGCCGAACTGGGACGGCTGGACGCGGTGGTGCCCAACGCCGCGCTGCTGCCGATCGGTGCCCACCGGTCGGTCAGCGCGTTCACCGACGCGGTGGACGTCAACGTCAGCGGGGTCTTCAACACCGTGCACGCCGCGCTGCCGCATCTCGAAGGCGGTTCGTCGATCGTGGTGATCGGCTCGGCGGCCGGCTTCATGCCGGGTCGCGACCCGGGCCCGGCGGGCCCCGGGTTCGCCGGCTACAAGTTCTCCAAGCACGTGCTGGTGGACTACGTGAACAACCTCGCGGTGCAGCTGGCCCCGTCCGGTACCAGGGTCAACGGCGTGCATCCGACCAATGTGGACACCGTGATGATCCACAACGACACGATGTACAAGACCTTCCGCCCGGACCTGGACGCGCCGACCAGGGCGGACGCCGACGAGGCCTTCGCGACCATGCCGGCGATGCCGATCCCGTACGTGGAGTCGATCGACGTCTCGCACGCGGTGGTCTACCTGATCGCGGACGAGTCCCGGTACGTGACCGGCGCGCACGTGCGCATCGACGGCGGTGGGCTGGTCCGGGACAGCCTCTGA
- a CDS encoding type III PLP-dependent enzyme has translation MNRYEELADRFGTPLFVYDLDEITAARRELTDALPEEFELFYALKANPHPEVVRALREGAGKGCRAEISSTGELAAALAAGFTGADCLYTGPGKTDEELREAIGQGVRMFSTDSVTDVRRVGAVAREHGVVVDCLLRVNSAAASATTSIRMTGTPSQFGFDSETLGEVLPELRAVDGIELAGMHFFPLSNARDEESLIGEFNHTIGLAAQLQDDLGLPLRYLDIGGGFTVPYAVPGARGHYPKLRSELSATLDLLLPDWRTGTPRLACESGRFLVGAGGTLLARVSNVKVSRGRKFVILDAGINTFGGMSGLGRLLPVAVQPVDGEPVESASLVGPLCTPGDILGRQIELPALAAGDLVTIPNAGAYGPTASLLMFLGRPAPTEVVVRGDEVVSVSRIEHHRSYETELVR, from the coding sequence GTGAACCGGTACGAAGAGCTGGCCGATCGCTTCGGCACGCCGTTGTTCGTCTACGACCTGGACGAGATCACCGCGGCGCGGCGCGAACTGACCGACGCGCTGCCCGAGGAGTTCGAGCTGTTCTACGCGTTGAAGGCGAACCCGCACCCGGAGGTGGTGCGCGCGCTGCGTGAGGGCGCGGGAAAGGGGTGCCGGGCGGAGATCAGCTCGACCGGCGAACTGGCCGCGGCGCTGGCCGCCGGGTTCACCGGGGCGGACTGCCTCTACACCGGGCCCGGCAAGACCGATGAGGAACTGCGGGAAGCCATCGGGCAGGGCGTGCGGATGTTCTCCACCGACTCGGTGACCGATGTGCGGCGCGTCGGTGCGGTGGCGCGGGAACACGGCGTGGTCGTCGACTGCCTGCTGCGGGTGAACAGCGCCGCGGCGAGCGCCACCACGAGCATCCGGATGACCGGTACCCCTTCGCAGTTCGGCTTCGACAGCGAAACCCTCGGCGAGGTGCTGCCCGAACTTCGCGCGGTGGACGGGATCGAGCTGGCCGGGATGCACTTCTTCCCGCTCAGCAACGCCCGCGACGAAGAGAGCCTGATCGGCGAGTTCAACCACACCATCGGCCTGGCCGCGCAACTGCAGGACGACCTCGGCCTGCCGTTGCGCTACCTGGACATCGGCGGCGGGTTCACCGTGCCGTACGCGGTGCCGGGCGCACGCGGGCACTACCCGAAACTGCGCTCGGAGCTGAGCGCGACGCTGGACCTGCTCCTGCCGGACTGGCGCACCGGAACCCCGCGCCTGGCCTGCGAATCCGGCCGGTTCCTGGTCGGCGCCGGTGGCACGCTGCTGGCCAGGGTGAGCAACGTGAAGGTCAGCCGTGGCCGGAAGTTCGTCATCCTGGACGCGGGGATCAACACCTTCGGCGGCATGTCCGGCCTCGGCAGGCTGCTGCCGGTCGCCGTGCAGCCGGTGGACGGCGAACCGGTGGAGTCGGCCAGCCTGGTCGGTCCACTGTGTACACCCGGCGACATTCTCGGCAGGCAGATCGAGCTGCCCGCACTGGCCGCCGGCGATCTGGTCACCATTCCCAACGCCGGTGCCTACGGTCCCACCGCGAGCCTGCTGATGTTCCTCGGCAGGCCGGCGCCGACGGAGGTGGTCGTCCGCGGTGACGAGGTCGTCTCGGTCTCCCGGATCGAGCACCACCGCAGCTACGAGACGGAGCTGGTCCGATGA
- a CDS encoding cobalamin B12-binding domain-containing protein, whose translation MSHLDGEISATGFEPERRDTVVVTGLASDAHTWNLVFLQLLIEELGYHVVNLGPCVPDEVLVAECRSVDPVMVVIGSVNGHGFQDGKRVIEKLRACSGLAGTPTVIGGKLGTGGEHDGERLDALLEAGFDAVFDDGDDSVGRLRNFMAAIPARTASELSETGTPR comes from the coding sequence ATGAGCCACTTGGACGGCGAGATCTCCGCGACGGGCTTCGAACCCGAGCGGCGCGACACCGTGGTGGTCACCGGGCTGGCCTCCGACGCGCACACCTGGAACCTGGTGTTCCTGCAGCTGCTCATCGAGGAACTCGGGTACCACGTGGTCAATCTCGGCCCGTGCGTGCCGGACGAGGTGCTGGTGGCGGAGTGCCGGAGCGTGGACCCGGTGATGGTGGTGATCGGCAGCGTGAACGGGCACGGGTTCCAGGACGGCAAGCGGGTGATCGAGAAGCTCCGCGCCTGCTCGGGGCTCGCCGGCACGCCGACGGTGATCGGCGGCAAGCTGGGCACCGGGGGAGAGCACGACGGCGAACGGCTGGACGCCTTGCTGGAGGCGGGGTTCGACGCGGTGTTCGACGACGGTGACGACAGCGTCGGGCGGCTGCGCAACTTCATGGCCGCCATTCCCGCCAGGACCGCCTCGGAACTGTCGGAAACCGGAACCCCGAGGTGA
- a CDS encoding methylaspartate mutase encodes MNADLGRARVRPADFGAFVRARGGSGALVVQPRMGFGDPAEMRAGLAATKAADASTVGTITLDSYTRVGDLPAVAYALREGSGLNGYPIVSYDGAVTAAMLSGLADHSFPVQVRHGSAVPGDIFSALIATGLTATEGGPVSYCLPYGRTPLAESVRNWADCARRFAELREYGVEPHLETFGGCVMGQLCPPSQLVALSVLEALFFQQHGVRSVSVSYAQQTNMDQDVEAVFALRRLCAELLPSPDWHVVIYAYMGLYPASRTGALRLLGKAAELAVLTGSERLIVKTVAESVRIPTIAENVDALEHAGRVAERTVPGPVPADTETYREAHALVAGVLDLDADVGRALQLAFRHGRLDIPYCVHPDNMGRARSYIDDDGWLRWAELGALPLGGVVRSRRSTVVTSTGLLTDLSYVRRKFDEAPDALTRGG; translated from the coding sequence GTGAACGCCGATCTCGGCCGGGCACGGGTACGCCCGGCCGACTTCGGCGCGTTCGTCCGCGCCCGCGGTGGTTCCGGTGCGCTGGTGGTCCAGCCGAGAATGGGCTTCGGCGACCCGGCCGAGATGCGGGCCGGGCTCGCCGCGACCAAGGCGGCGGACGCCAGCACGGTCGGCACCATCACGCTGGACAGCTACACCAGGGTCGGTGACCTGCCGGCGGTGGCGTACGCGCTGCGCGAAGGCAGCGGGCTCAACGGATATCCCATCGTCAGCTACGACGGTGCCGTCACCGCCGCGATGCTGTCCGGGCTCGCCGACCACAGCTTCCCGGTCCAGGTGCGGCACGGTTCGGCGGTGCCGGGCGACATCTTCTCGGCGCTCATCGCGACCGGGCTCACCGCGACCGAGGGCGGCCCGGTCTCCTACTGCCTGCCATACGGCCGCACGCCGCTGGCGGAGTCGGTGCGGAACTGGGCCGACTGCGCCCGGCGGTTCGCCGAACTCCGCGAGTACGGGGTCGAACCGCACCTGGAGACCTTCGGCGGCTGCGTGATGGGCCAGCTGTGCCCGCCGAGCCAGCTGGTCGCGCTGAGCGTGCTGGAGGCGTTGTTCTTCCAGCAGCACGGCGTGCGCAGCGTCTCGGTCAGCTACGCCCAGCAGACCAACATGGACCAGGACGTGGAGGCGGTGTTCGCGCTGCGTCGGCTGTGCGCCGAACTGCTCCCGTCACCGGACTGGCACGTGGTGATCTACGCCTACATGGGGCTCTACCCGGCCTCCAGGACGGGCGCGCTCAGGTTGCTCGGCAAGGCCGCCGAACTGGCCGTGCTGACCGGTTCCGAGCGGCTGATCGTGAAAACGGTCGCGGAGTCCGTGCGCATTCCCACCATCGCGGAGAACGTCGACGCGCTGGAGCACGCCGGCCGCGTCGCCGAGCGGACCGTGCCGGGTCCGGTGCCCGCCGACACCGAGACCTATCGCGAGGCGCACGCGCTCGTCGCCGGGGTGCTGGACCTGGACGCCGATGTCGGGCGCGCACTGCAACTGGCGTTCCGGCACGGGCGGCTCGACATCCCGTACTGCGTGCACCCGGACAACATGGGCCGCGCGCGCAGTTACATCGACGACGACGGCTGGCTCCGCTGGGCCGAACTCGGCGCACTGCCACTGGGCGGCGTTGTCCGCTCCCGACGGTCCACAGTGGTCACTTCGACCGGTCTGCTGACCGATCTTTCCTACGTCCGGCGCAAGTTCGACGAGGCCCCGGATGCCCTGACCCGTGGCGGTTAG